In Neofelis nebulosa isolate mNeoNeb1 chromosome 7, mNeoNeb1.pri, whole genome shotgun sequence, the following proteins share a genomic window:
- the LOC131515858 gene encoding dnaJ homolog subfamily A member 1-like — MRQLYPKDGEVEETVYLSKIVRDRNYLLCFGVKPNATQEEMEKPYGKPALKYHLDKNPNEGEKFKQISQAYGVLSDAKERELYDKGGEQAIKEGGAGGGFGSPMDIFDRFFGGGRRMQRKGEIVTYGDVKRMLDKGVPIYRRPCEKGHLIIEFEVNFPDNDFLSPDKLSLLEKLLPERKEVEETDEMDQAGLVDFAPHQERWRHWNGEAYEDDEHHLRGGVWRSDLLMEPVNSTAGILYAVLNE; from the exons ATGAGGCAGCTCTACCCTAAGGACGGTGAAGTGGAAG AGACAGTCTACCTCTCC AAAATAGTGAGAGATAGAAACTACTTATTATGTTTTGGGGTCAAACCCAATGCCacccaggaagaaatggaaaagccttACGGGAAACCGGCTTTGAAGTACCACCTTGATAAGAATCCAAATGAAGGAGAGAAGTTTAAACAGATTTCTCAAGCTTACGGAGTGCTCTCTGAtgcaaaggaaagggaattatatgacaaaggaggagaacaggcaattaaagaaggtGGAGCAGGTGGTGGCTTTGGCTCCCCCATGGACATCTTTGATAGGTTTTTTGGAGGAGGAcgaaggatgcagagaaaaggagag ATTGTCACGTACGGCGATGTTAAGCGTATGCTAGACAAAGGCGTGCCAATTTATCGTAGACCATGTGAAAAGGGTCACCTGATCATCGAATTTGAGGTAAACTTTCCTGACAATGACTTTCTCTCTCCTGATAAACTCTCTCTGCTGGAAAAACTCCTACCTGAGAGGAAGGAAGTGGAAGAGACTGATGAAATGGACCAGGCAGGACTGGTGGACTTTGCTCCACATCAGGAAAGATGGCGCCATTGGAATGGAGAAGCATATGAGGACGATGAACATCATCTTAGGGGTGGTGTTTGGCGGTCAGACCTCTTAATGGAGCCAGTAAATAGCACTGCTGGCATTTTATATGCGGTATTGAATGAGTGA